A region of Bifidobacterium adolescentis ATCC 15703 DNA encodes the following proteins:
- a CDS encoding ABC transporter ATP-binding protein, with the protein MYVKIRHLTKTIKRKVVLRDVNAEFERGNIYGIVGPNGSGKTMLLRAICGFIRPDNGTVSIDGKPVEFNKKLPESVGVIIENPGFIPSQSAMENLRYLADINHAFDQDEIMRLLDLFGLRNHAQEQVRSYSLGMRQKLAIVQALMEHQPLILLDEPTNGLDEHSVSVFLEEMKRQRDMGRTVLIASHHSDELSQIADHLYLMSDGVLSSSDADC; encoded by the coding sequence ATGTATGTCAAGATCCGTCATCTTACAAAAACCATCAAACGCAAAGTGGTATTGCGTGACGTGAATGCTGAATTCGAACGGGGTAACATCTACGGCATTGTTGGTCCTAATGGGTCAGGAAAAACAATGCTGTTGCGCGCGATTTGCGGTTTTATCCGGCCGGATAATGGTACGGTGAGCATTGATGGTAAACCCGTGGAATTCAATAAGAAATTACCTGAATCCGTAGGAGTAATTATCGAGAATCCTGGATTCATTCCCAGCCAGAGTGCTATGGAGAATCTTCGGTATCTTGCCGACATCAACCACGCCTTTGATCAGGATGAGATCATGCGTTTGCTGGACTTATTTGGTTTACGGAACCACGCGCAAGAACAAGTGCGATCTTACTCTTTGGGTATGCGGCAAAAGCTGGCGATTGTGCAGGCATTGATGGAACATCAACCTTTGATTTTGCTCGATGAACCGACTAATGGCCTTGATGAGCATTCTGTCTCGGTGTTTCTGGAGGAGATGAAGCGTCAGCGTGATATGGGTCGAACCGTATTGATTGCCAGTCATCATAGCGATGAGCTGTCTCAAATCGCGGATCATCTATACCTTATGTCAGACGGGGTGCTGTCTTCCTCTGATGCCGATTGCTGA